The following nucleotide sequence is from Mycobacterium sp. 3519A.
GCAGCACCGCGAAGAGCCAAACCCCGGTGATCGCGAACCAGAAGTCCGGGATGCTCGCCGCTGTCATCGACAGCAGGCTGGAGAACCGATCAGCCAGCGAGTTCGGCCGATACGCAGCCCAGCAGCCGATGATGACCGCGAGCACGATCGCCAGAAGCATTGTGGTGAGCGCCAATTGCAGGGTGGCGGGAAAGGCCCGCAACGCCATCGCTGACGCGGACTCGCCGGTGCGCAGCGAGGTGCCGAAGTCCAGGTGCAGGACGCCTTTGAAGTAGTCACCGAGCTGGGTGAGCAGCGGCTGGTCGAAGCCGTGCTTCGCGGCGAACTCGGCGCGCTGCTCGGGGGTGGCCGACTCGGGCAGGTACAGGTTGGTCGGATCACCGGTGAGCCGGGCGAGCAGGAACACGCCGAGCAGCACGATGATCAACGGCAGTGCGCTGGTGTACATCCGGCGCCGGACGAAGGAGAACATGCGGCTGACCTTCCTTACTGGGCGGCGGTGCGGTCGGGC
It contains:
- a CDS encoding ABC transporter permease, whose translation is MFSFVRRRMYTSALPLIIVLLGVFLLARLTGDPTNLYLPESATPEQRAEFAAKHGFDQPLLTQLGDYFKGVLHLDFGTSLRTGESASAMALRAFPATLQLALTTMLLAIVLAVIIGCWAAYRPNSLADRFSSLLSMTAASIPDFWFAITGVWLFAVLLGWLPTSGVDSGLSWILPIATLMIRPLGVLTQVVRGAMVSALSAPYVRLARSKGASDLRVVTHHALRNAAAPALTVAGDLAVGLINGAVVVEAIFGWPGIGKLMIDAILQRDFAVLQAAVLLTAVSIFALNILIDACYALLDARVREPARV